The following are encoded in a window of Phaseolus vulgaris cultivar G19833 chromosome 3, P. vulgaris v2.0, whole genome shotgun sequence genomic DNA:
- the LOC137807327 gene encoding uncharacterized protein isoform X2, with the protein MDKNWVVAPRTSTRYLNGLEFFLNFAFENAAQGDEILCPCKKCNNCTWGNRKYVHEHLLCDGFDRNYTRWVFHGEGGSSKKIYGADREKYCMSKVLDGLLEETFMMPTDLEENEFNDIIDEDNEELDTETTRFTKLIRDAHQEVYPGCKNFSKLSVIVRLLHIKNLHGWSNVSFDMLLKFLEELLPENSCLPSSYQDCKFIIKDLGFNYEKIDACPNDCVLFRKEYVNEVRCPKCGSSRYKEKKHKNSRRKVSCKVASRPIPAKVLRYFPLKQRIKRLFMSSKTAMSMKWHDEGRTKDGKLRHPADSLAWKTFDSLHPNFASDPRNVRLGLASDGFTPFKMMGKGHSIWPVVLMTYNLAPWDCMKQPYLMLSLVIPGPSSPKSSIDIYLEPLIDELKELWEKGFETYDASSKQFFQAHVALLWTISDLLAYTMLSGWSTSGKLACPVCNYHTCSRYLNNSKKMCYMCHRRWLDSKHKWRKDKKCFDGNQELRGIPTPLTGSNILDILGDRKNVFGNAQKKKRKKHDPWTKKSIFFNLPYWETNLLRHNLDVMHIEKNICENVIRTLLNIERKPKEHLRTRLDLVEMGIRKDLHPINIGPNKVFLPHARFSLSVKEKDIFCRVLKGVKVPESYGSNVSRCVNLEQQNFLGLKSHDFHILMQDLLKVAIRKVLPKEVARVLMKLSSFFKILCSKVIIIEEFDSLDAEIALILCELERIFPPSFFVIMVHLSIHLAYEAKIAGPVHYRWMYPIERFLHRLKVYVRNRNYPEGSIVEGYLADECLTFCSRYLNDNVQTKFNKLPRNVDGPIGNGVMTSLEPLEWEQAHRYVLFNCELIKSFVTGEKEKPPLLAKKFPSGSMIEILDGLEETVSRLSQTPVHHIGSSKRKRGPTRCLKTHGLRDEERLPVKLNALGQPVGTYRAALSNYLGTLARNAHLAPLTFTTWKGLKDHWDDMWKIVLSKFDIEERARKWVLGSISSSWRNHKCRLKKKYFFPI; encoded by the exons ATGGACAAGAATTGGGTGGTAGCACCTAGAACATCTACTAGGTATTTAAATGGTTTGgaattttttctaaattttgcaTTTGAAAATGCTGCACAAGGAGATGAGATTTTATGTCCCTGCAAAAAGTGTAATAATTGTACTTGGGGTAACCGAAAGTATGTGCATGAGCATTTATTGTGTGACGGATTTGATAGAAATTATACTAGATGGGTTTTTCATGGAGAGGGTGGATCTTCAAAGAAGATATATGGTGCTGATAGAGAGAAATATTGTATGTCTAAGGTTTTGGATGGTTTGTTGGAGGAAACTTTTATGATGCCCACAGATCTTGAAGAAAATGAATTCAATGATATTATAGATGAAGATAATGAAGAGCTTGATACTGAAACAACTAGATTTACCAAATTGATACGTGATGCTCATCAAGAAGTATACCCAGGTTGTAAAAATTTCTCTAAGTTATCAGTCATTGTTCGATTGCTACATATTAAGAATCTCCATGGATGGAGTAATGTTTCATTTGATATGTTGCTGAAATTTTTAGAAGAGTTACTTCCTGAAAACTCTTGTTTGCCATCATCATACCAGGATTGCAAGTTCATCATTAAGGACTTGGGTTTTAATTATGAAAAGATtgatgcatgtcctaatgactGTGTTTTATTTCGGAAGGAGTATGTGAATGAAGTTAGGTGTCCTAAATGTGGTTCTTCTAGATATAAAGAAAAGAAGCATAAAAATTCTAGAAGAAAAGTTTCCTGTAAGGTTGCTTCACGTCCAATTCCAGCCAAGGTTTTGAGGTACTTTCCTTTAAAACAAAGGATAAAAAGGTTATTTATGTCATCAAAAACTGCTATGTCAATGAAATGGCATGATGAAGGTCGTACTAAAGATGGAAAGCTaagacatccagctgattcacTTGCTTGGAAAACCTTTGATTCTCTACATCCTAACTTTGCATCAGATCCTCGAAATGTGAGGCTTGGGTTAGCAAGTGATGGATTTACTCCATTTAAGATGATGGGCAAAGGACATAGTATTTGGCCCGTGGTTTTAATGACTTATAATTTAGCTCCATGGGATTGTATGAAACAACCTTACTTAATGTTGTCATTAGTAATTCCTGGTCCTTCTTCCCCTAAAAGTAGTATTGATATTTATTTAGAACCTCTTATTGATGAGTTGAAGGAGTTGTGGGAGAAAGGGTttgaaacttatgatgcttctaGCAAACAGTTTTTTCAGGCACATGTTGCATTACTTTGGACTATTAGTGACTTGCTTGCTTATACTATGTTATCAGGTTGGAGTACAAGTGGAAAATTGGCATGCCCGGTATGTAACTACCACACATGCTCTAGGTACTTAAACAATAGTAAAAAGATGTGTTATATGTGTCATCGAAGATGGTTAGACTCAAAACATAAGTGGCGAAAAGATAAGAAGTGTTTTGATGGTAACCAAGAATTGAGAGGAATACCTACTCCATTAACAGGGTCTAACATATTGGATATATTAGGTGATAGAAAAAATGTATTTGGAAATGctcagaaaaagaaaagaaagaaacatgATCCATGGACCAAAAAGAGTATATTCTTTAACTTGCCATATTGGGAGACTAATTTGCTTCGTCACAATCTTGATGTCATGCATATTGAAAAGAATATATGTGAAAATGTAATAAGAACATTATTGAATATAGAGAGGAAACCAAAGGAGCATCTGAGAACCCGTCTTGACTTGGTAGAGATGGGTATAAGGAAAGACCTTCATCCTATAAATATAGGACCAAACAAGGTATTCCTTCCACATGCAAGATTTTCACTTTCGGTAAAAGAAAAAGACATCTTTTGTCGTGTTCTAAAAGGAGTGAAAGTTCCAGAAAGTTATGGTTCCAATGTTTCTAGATGTGTTAAtcttgaacaacaaaattttcttGGACTAAAAAGTCATGATTTCCATATATTGATGCAAGATTTGCTAAAAGTAGCAATTCGAAAAGTGTTGCCAAAAGAAGTTGCAAGAGTTTTAATGAAGTTAAGTTCTTTCTTCAAAATTTTATGCTCTAAAGTCATCATAATTGAGGAGTTTGATTCATTGGATGCAGAAATTGCCTTAATTCTATGTGAATTGGAGAGgatttttcctccatctttttttgtcATAATGGTTCATCTATCCATACATTTAGCGTATGAGGCTAAAATTGCTGGGCCTGTACATTACCGTTGGATGTATCCAATTGAAAG ATTTCTCCATAGGTTAAAGGTCTACGTGCGTAATAGAAATTATCCGGAAGGTTCAATTGTAGAAGGGTATTTGGCGGATGAGTGTTTGACATTTTGCTCAAGATATTTGAATGATAATGTCCAAACAAAGTTCAACAAGCTGCCAAGGAATGTAGATGGTCCAATAGGGAATGGAGTGATGACTAGTTTGGAACCTCTAGAGTGGGAACAAGCTCACCGTTATGTGTTGTTTAATTGTGAGCTCATCAAGTCATTTGTCAC TGGTGAGAAAGAAAAACCACCTTTGCTGGCGAAGAAATTTCCAAGTGGTTCTATGATTGAAATACTTGACGGGTTGGAAGAAACCGTATCaagacttagtcaaactccAGTCCACCACATTG GGtctagtaaaagaaaaagagGCCCTACCAGATGTCTCAAGACTCATGGCTTGAGAGATGAAGAGCGTTTACCAGTTAAACTCAATGCTCTTGGCCAACCTGTTGGTACTTATCGAGCTGCATTGAGTAATTATCTGGGGACACTAGCTAGGAATGCACATCTTGCTCCTCTGACTTTCACTACTTGGAAAGGACTAAAAGATCACTGGGATGACATGTGGAAAATAGTCTTG TCAAAATTTGACATTGAAGAACGTGCTAGAAAGTGGGTTCTAGGAAGCATATCCTCAAGTTGGAGGAACCACAAATGTCgattgaagaaaaaatattttttcccaATATGA
- the LOC137807327 gene encoding uncharacterized protein isoform X1 codes for MDKNWVVAPRTSTRYLNGLEFFLNFAFENAAQGDEILCPCKKCNNCTWGNRKYVHEHLLCDGFDRNYTRWVFHGEGGSSKKIYGADREKYCMSKVLDGLLEETFMMPTDLEENEFNDIIDEDNEELDTETTRFTKLIRDAHQEVYPGCKNFSKLSVIVRLLHIKNLHGWSNVSFDMLLKFLEELLPENSCLPSSYQDCKFIIKDLGFNYEKIDACPNDCVLFRKEYVNEVRCPKCGSSRYKEKKHKNSRRKVSCKVASRPIPAKVLRYFPLKQRIKRLFMSSKTAMSMKWHDEGRTKDGKLRHPADSLAWKTFDSLHPNFASDPRNVRLGLASDGFTPFKMMGKGHSIWPVVLMTYNLAPWDCMKQPYLMLSLVIPGPSSPKSSIDIYLEPLIDELKELWEKGFETYDASSKQFFQAHVALLWTISDLLAYTMLSGWSTSGKLACPVCNYHTCSRYLNNSKKMCYMCHRRWLDSKHKWRKDKKCFDGNQELRGIPTPLTGSNILDILGDRKNVFGNAQKKKRKKHDPWTKKSIFFNLPYWETNLLRHNLDVMHIEKNICENVIRTLLNIERKPKEHLRTRLDLVEMGIRKDLHPINIGPNKVFLPHARFSLSVKEKDIFCRVLKGVKVPESYGSNVSRCVNLEQQNFLGLKSHDFHILMQDLLKVAIRKVLPKEVARVLMKLSSFFKILCSKVIIIEEFDSLDAEIALILCELERIFPPSFFVIMVHLSIHLAYEAKIAGPVHYRWMYPIERFLHRLKVYVRNRNYPEGSIVEGYLADECLTFCSRYLNDNVQTKFNKLPRNVDGPIGNGVMTSLEPLEWEQAHRYVLFNCELIKSFVTEHEEFLSSNACEDSTRNWNTTKYQYLTFHTWFENHVNNVVVSEEVKWLAKGPNSVARRFLAYVINGYKFIIEGCERQTQNFGVMVTSSTVRFKNKEDENPEVENVTYYGVLKDIIELDYYGHSKFVLFRCDWFESKQDHFGLTLVNFGKLIYKSDLFVFATQVKQVYYTEDPTDNWHVVTKTTPRDLFDVNGDLENDDMENYLGDKLESPFFHQPMIDEDEGEHVSWFRDDVPGTTVDTSIMDNH; via the exons ATGGACAAGAATTGGGTGGTAGCACCTAGAACATCTACTAGGTATTTAAATGGTTTGgaattttttctaaattttgcaTTTGAAAATGCTGCACAAGGAGATGAGATTTTATGTCCCTGCAAAAAGTGTAATAATTGTACTTGGGGTAACCGAAAGTATGTGCATGAGCATTTATTGTGTGACGGATTTGATAGAAATTATACTAGATGGGTTTTTCATGGAGAGGGTGGATCTTCAAAGAAGATATATGGTGCTGATAGAGAGAAATATTGTATGTCTAAGGTTTTGGATGGTTTGTTGGAGGAAACTTTTATGATGCCCACAGATCTTGAAGAAAATGAATTCAATGATATTATAGATGAAGATAATGAAGAGCTTGATACTGAAACAACTAGATTTACCAAATTGATACGTGATGCTCATCAAGAAGTATACCCAGGTTGTAAAAATTTCTCTAAGTTATCAGTCATTGTTCGATTGCTACATATTAAGAATCTCCATGGATGGAGTAATGTTTCATTTGATATGTTGCTGAAATTTTTAGAAGAGTTACTTCCTGAAAACTCTTGTTTGCCATCATCATACCAGGATTGCAAGTTCATCATTAAGGACTTGGGTTTTAATTATGAAAAGATtgatgcatgtcctaatgactGTGTTTTATTTCGGAAGGAGTATGTGAATGAAGTTAGGTGTCCTAAATGTGGTTCTTCTAGATATAAAGAAAAGAAGCATAAAAATTCTAGAAGAAAAGTTTCCTGTAAGGTTGCTTCACGTCCAATTCCAGCCAAGGTTTTGAGGTACTTTCCTTTAAAACAAAGGATAAAAAGGTTATTTATGTCATCAAAAACTGCTATGTCAATGAAATGGCATGATGAAGGTCGTACTAAAGATGGAAAGCTaagacatccagctgattcacTTGCTTGGAAAACCTTTGATTCTCTACATCCTAACTTTGCATCAGATCCTCGAAATGTGAGGCTTGGGTTAGCAAGTGATGGATTTACTCCATTTAAGATGATGGGCAAAGGACATAGTATTTGGCCCGTGGTTTTAATGACTTATAATTTAGCTCCATGGGATTGTATGAAACAACCTTACTTAATGTTGTCATTAGTAATTCCTGGTCCTTCTTCCCCTAAAAGTAGTATTGATATTTATTTAGAACCTCTTATTGATGAGTTGAAGGAGTTGTGGGAGAAAGGGTttgaaacttatgatgcttctaGCAAACAGTTTTTTCAGGCACATGTTGCATTACTTTGGACTATTAGTGACTTGCTTGCTTATACTATGTTATCAGGTTGGAGTACAAGTGGAAAATTGGCATGCCCGGTATGTAACTACCACACATGCTCTAGGTACTTAAACAATAGTAAAAAGATGTGTTATATGTGTCATCGAAGATGGTTAGACTCAAAACATAAGTGGCGAAAAGATAAGAAGTGTTTTGATGGTAACCAAGAATTGAGAGGAATACCTACTCCATTAACAGGGTCTAACATATTGGATATATTAGGTGATAGAAAAAATGTATTTGGAAATGctcagaaaaagaaaagaaagaaacatgATCCATGGACCAAAAAGAGTATATTCTTTAACTTGCCATATTGGGAGACTAATTTGCTTCGTCACAATCTTGATGTCATGCATATTGAAAAGAATATATGTGAAAATGTAATAAGAACATTATTGAATATAGAGAGGAAACCAAAGGAGCATCTGAGAACCCGTCTTGACTTGGTAGAGATGGGTATAAGGAAAGACCTTCATCCTATAAATATAGGACCAAACAAGGTATTCCTTCCACATGCAAGATTTTCACTTTCGGTAAAAGAAAAAGACATCTTTTGTCGTGTTCTAAAAGGAGTGAAAGTTCCAGAAAGTTATGGTTCCAATGTTTCTAGATGTGTTAAtcttgaacaacaaaattttcttGGACTAAAAAGTCATGATTTCCATATATTGATGCAAGATTTGCTAAAAGTAGCAATTCGAAAAGTGTTGCCAAAAGAAGTTGCAAGAGTTTTAATGAAGTTAAGTTCTTTCTTCAAAATTTTATGCTCTAAAGTCATCATAATTGAGGAGTTTGATTCATTGGATGCAGAAATTGCCTTAATTCTATGTGAATTGGAGAGgatttttcctccatctttttttgtcATAATGGTTCATCTATCCATACATTTAGCGTATGAGGCTAAAATTGCTGGGCCTGTACATTACCGTTGGATGTATCCAATTGAAAG ATTTCTCCATAGGTTAAAGGTCTACGTGCGTAATAGAAATTATCCGGAAGGTTCAATTGTAGAAGGGTATTTGGCGGATGAGTGTTTGACATTTTGCTCAAGATATTTGAATGATAATGTCCAAACAAAGTTCAACAAGCTGCCAAGGAATGTAGATGGTCCAATAGGGAATGGAGTGATGACTAGTTTGGAACCTCTAGAGTGGGAACAAGCTCACCGTTATGTGTTGTTTAATTGTGAGCTCATCAAGTCATTTGTCAC AGAACATGAGGAATTTCTTTCTAGTAATGCTTGTGAAGATTCAACAAGAAATTGGAATACGACGAAATATCAATATCTTACATTTCACACATGGTTTGAAAATCATGTTAACAATGTTGTTGTTAGTGAAGAGGTTAAATGGTTGGCTAAAGGGCCTAATAGTGTTGCTAGAAGATTTTTAGCTTATGTGATAAATGGGTACAAGTTTATTATTGAGGGTTGTGAGAGGCAGACACAAAACTTTGGAGTAATGGTTACTTCGTCTACTGTTaggtttaaaaataaagaagatgaAAATCCTGAAGTAGAAAATGTTACCTACTATGGAGTTTTGAAAGATATAATAGAGTTAGATTATTATGGACACTCTAAGTTTGTGTTGTTTAGATGTGATTGGTTTGAGAGTAAGCAAGATCATTTTGGGTTAACACTAGTAAATTTTGGAAAGTTGATTTACAAAAGTGACCTTTTTGTATTTGCAACTCAAGTAAAGCAAGTATATTACACAGAAGATCCAACTGATAATTGGCACGTTGTCACTAAAACCACCCCTAGAGATTTGTTTGATGTAAATGGAGATTTAGAGAATGATGATATGGAAAACTACCTGGGAGATAAATTAGAAAGTCCTTTTTTTCATCAACCTATGATTGATGAAGATGAAGGTGAGCATGTTAGTTGGTTTAGGGATGATGTACCTGGAACAACAGTTGATACAAGTATAATGGATAATCATTGA
- the LOC137807328 gene encoding uncharacterized protein — protein MFIMTHKPRSEETKKIISKLEDAVASSSKERDKTSDDVFSQVFGKERHGYVRTYGKGVVPSDLWGSKSQIEIQKLVDEVQKNAQVELQRIKEKMQEKMQEEMEAKLKQQVEAMKIDLLNNIKSAFTQLQSCIPGVMTQDLQEEIVVEKQSQATPRSKKRKTEKTNTKLAKGKSEDLTVGVVTLEKDLKTLQHPSTAIELFMEEFENNYKEINVDSENVERVHKKAFKAWKCMTNEEKEIYFNRAARLRGKLHFSTVEESGVQKKQIGKRERKPKLHFDGTN, from the exons ATGTTTATCATGACACATAAGCCTAGGAGTGAGGAaaccaaaaaaattatt TCAAAGCTTGAGGATGCAGTTGCTTCTAGTTCAAAAGAACGAGATAAAACTTCCGATGATGTATTTTCCCAAGTCTTTGGAAAAGAGCGACATGGATATGTACGGACCTATGGAAAAGGGGTTGTGCCTTCAGACTTGTGGGGATCAAAATCTCAAATTGAGATACAAAAATTAGTTGATGAAGTTCAAAAAAATGCCCAAGTTGAGCTTCAaaggataaaagaaaaaatgcaagaaaaaatgCAAGAGGAGATGGAAGCCAAGCTAAAACAACAAGTAGAAGCAATGAAAATTGATCTTTTAAACAACATCAAATCTGCTTTCACTCAATTGCAAAGTTGTATTCCAGGAGTAATGACCCAAGATCTACAAGAAGAAATTGTTGTTGAg AAACAAAGTCAGGCCACTCCTAGAagcaaaaagagaaaaacagagaaaactaaCACGAAATTAGCTAAGGG GAAATCAGAAGACCTTACAGTTGGAGTTGTCACACTTGAAAAAGATCTTAAGACACTCCAACATCCATCCACTGCCATTGAACTCTTCAT GGaggaatttgaaaataattataaagaaataaatgttGATTCAGAGAATGTTGAAAGA GTTCATAAAAAGGCTTTTAAAGCATGGAAGTGTATGACAAATGAA gaaaaagaaatttatttcaatagaGCAGCCAGACTAAGAGGAAAACTACATTTCAGTACAGTAGAAGAAAG TGGTGTTCAAAAGAAACAGATTGGAAAAAGAGAACGGAAACCAAAGCTTCATTTTGATGGGACGAATTAA